In Actinomycetota bacterium, a genomic segment contains:
- a CDS encoding excinuclease ABC subunit UvrA, giving the protein MTKAKKPATRLQVSADSHDLIQVLGARVNNLKDISVEIPKRRLTVFTGVSGSGKSSLVFGTIAAESQRLINETYSAFVQGFMPTLARPDVDVLEGLTTALIVDQERIGSDPRSTVGTATDANAMLRILFSRLGKPHIGSPQAFSFNVASISGAGAVTLERAGRTVKERRSFSITGGMCPRCEGRGSVTDFDLTALYDDSKSLNEGALTIPGYSMDGWFGRILRGCGFFDPDKAIRKYTKKELQDLLYREPTKLKIEGINLTYAGLIRQIQKSMLSKDVDAMRPHIRSFVDRAMTFTSCPDCGGTRLSAAARSSKIEKISIGDACAMQISDLAEWARELSEPTVVPLLNALQLTLDSFVDIGLGYLSLDRTSGTLSGGEAQRVKMIGHLGSALTDVTYVFDEPTSGLHPHDIQRMNELLLQLRDKGNTVLVVEHKPETIEIADHVVDLGPGAGTAGGNICFEGSIDGLRKSKTITGKHLDDRAALKQSLRAPSGKLEVRNARFNNLKNVNVDIPLGVLVVVTGVAGSGKSSLIHGTVSGRPEVVAVDQTPIKGSRRSNPATYTGLLEPIRKAFAKANGVKPAMFSANSEGACPNCNGAGVIYTDLAMMAGVSTVCELCEGRRFQASVLEYTFGGRDITEVLAMTVTEAAAFFGQGPSHIPPALTVLNRLTDVGLGYLILGQPLPTLSGGERQRLKLATQMADKGEIYVLDEPTTGLHLADVEQLLGLLDRLVDAGKSVIVIAHHQAVMAHADWIIDLGPGAGHDGGTIVFEGTPEDLIADGSTLTGEYLAKYVHS; this is encoded by the coding sequence ATGACAAAAGCCAAGAAGCCTGCTACGCGCTTGCAAGTCAGCGCGGACAGCCATGATCTGATCCAAGTGCTCGGTGCACGCGTCAATAATCTGAAGGACATCAGCGTTGAGATCCCCAAGCGCCGATTGACTGTCTTCACCGGGGTCTCCGGTTCGGGTAAGAGCTCACTGGTGTTCGGCACCATCGCCGCTGAATCTCAGCGCTTGATCAACGAGACCTACAGCGCATTTGTTCAGGGCTTCATGCCGACTCTGGCCCGACCAGACGTTGATGTGCTCGAGGGCCTCACCACTGCGCTCATCGTTGATCAGGAGCGGATCGGATCTGATCCGCGCTCGACGGTTGGCACTGCTACTGATGCCAATGCGATGCTTCGCATCTTGTTCAGTCGTCTGGGAAAGCCGCACATCGGCTCACCACAGGCTTTCTCCTTCAACGTGGCATCAATCAGTGGAGCGGGTGCTGTCACCCTCGAACGTGCGGGGCGCACGGTGAAGGAGCGACGCAGCTTCAGCATCACTGGCGGCATGTGTCCGCGCTGCGAAGGTCGGGGCTCGGTAACTGACTTTGATCTCACCGCGCTCTACGACGACAGCAAATCCCTCAATGAGGGTGCGCTCACCATTCCCGGCTACAGCATGGACGGATGGTTTGGCCGCATCCTTCGAGGTTGTGGCTTCTTTGATCCTGACAAGGCGATCCGCAAGTACACGAAGAAGGAACTGCAGGACCTGCTCTATCGCGAACCGACCAAGCTCAAGATCGAGGGCATCAACCTGACCTACGCCGGTCTGATTCGGCAGATTCAGAAGTCCATGCTGTCCAAGGATGTCGACGCGATGCGGCCGCACATCCGCTCCTTCGTCGATCGCGCCATGACATTCACAAGTTGCCCCGACTGCGGCGGAACCCGACTCAGTGCGGCTGCGCGCTCGTCCAAGATAGAGAAGATCAGCATCGGCGATGCATGTGCGATGCAGATCAGTGACCTAGCCGAATGGGCGCGTGAACTCAGCGAACCAACAGTCGTTCCCCTGTTGAATGCCCTGCAATTGACTCTGGACTCCTTCGTCGACATCGGACTGGGCTATCTGTCACTTGATCGGACGTCCGGGACCTTGTCCGGTGGCGAAGCCCAACGAGTGAAAATGATCGGGCACCTGGGCTCTGCACTGACCGACGTCACGTATGTATTTGACGAGCCCACAAGTGGCTTGCATCCCCACGACATTCAGCGCATGAATGAGTTGCTGCTGCAGTTGCGCGATAAGGGCAACACCGTGCTGGTTGTCGAGCACAAGCCGGAGACCATTGAAATCGCCGATCATGTTGTCGATCTTGGCCCTGGTGCTGGCACAGCCGGTGGCAACATCTGCTTCGAGGGATCCATCGACGGACTACGAAAGAGCAAGACGATCACCGGGAAGCATCTGGACGATCGAGCCGCACTCAAGCAGTCCTTGCGCGCGCCGAGCGGAAAGCTTGAGGTGCGTAACGCGAGGTTCAACAACCTCAAGAACGTGAACGTCGACATTCCCCTTGGCGTACTTGTCGTGGTCACTGGAGTTGCCGGATCGGGCAAGAGTTCACTGATCCACGGAACGGTGTCTGGTCGACCTGAGGTAGTCGCTGTTGACCAAACTCCTATCAAGGGCTCACGGCGAAGCAATCCTGCGACGTACACCGGCCTGCTCGAGCCGATTCGCAAAGCCTTTGCCAAGGCCAACGGCGTCAAGCCGGCGATGTTCAGCGCGAACTCTGAAGGAGCCTGCCCCAATTGCAATGGTGCAGGTGTGATCTACACCGATCTGGCGATGATGGCCGGGGTGTCAACTGTCTGCGAACTGTGCGAGGGAAGACGTTTCCAGGCATCGGTCTTGGAGTACACCTTTGGCGGCCGGGACATCACAGAGGTCCTAGCCATGACCGTCACTGAAGCCGCTGCATTCTTCGGCCAGGGCCCGTCACACATTCCGCCTGCACTAACAGTCCTCAATCGACTCACCGATGTCGGTCTTGGCTATCTCATATTGGGCCAACCACTGCCGACTCTCTCCGGTGGCGAGCGACAGCGGTTGAAACTGGCAACACAGATGGCTGACAAAGGTGAGATCTATGTACTCGACGAACCCACCACCGGCTTGCATCTGGCCGACGTCGAGCAACTGCTCGGCCTGCTTGACCGACTTGTCGATGCAGGCAAGTCCGTGATTGTCATCGCCCACCACCAAGCCGTCATGGCCCACGCGGACTGGATCATTGATCTGGGTCCTGGTGCCGGGCACGATGGCGGGACGATCGTCTTTGAGGGCACACCTGAAGATCTCATTGCTGACGGATCCACCCTCACCGGCGAGTACCTCGCGAAGTATGTTCACAGCTGA
- a CDS encoding MFS transporter, giving the protein MVALPALRELLSTRDFRRLYSVRLVGQFADGLIQASLATFVLFSPEREPDAIKVASAFAILLLPYSIIGPFAGVLLDRWRRRNVLVNANFIKALGVIPIIVLVTAGNDGLLLGLFVLIVLGIGRFVLAGLSASLPHVVKGRDLVTANALSPTSGTIAVAVGALTGVAIRSLVGGGDAGSQFILVLAGVGFVMAGLLALRMGPATLGPTGDLARDTLQGVISGFVDGLRVLRHHARPRRAITVVALHRISFGMLTVDALLLVRNTFNSVAEADHALTQFAIITAAAATGALIGAASTPWSTRRMGTVTWSAIVLIIGGITGAVFVVAGSESIQLPLLLVGAAAFGFVGQSVKVCADTEVQLHIPDDHLGRIFALFDMIVNASLVLGITIMALYAPTSGQSPAMISLAGLLLVLTGAWLLTKRQTKGT; this is encoded by the coding sequence GTGGTGGCATTGCCTGCCCTGCGTGAGCTCCTTTCCACTCGGGACTTTCGTCGGCTCTATTCCGTTCGCCTTGTCGGGCAATTCGCCGATGGGCTGATTCAGGCATCTCTTGCAACGTTCGTGCTGTTCTCACCTGAGCGTGAGCCGGATGCCATCAAAGTGGCTTCGGCATTTGCCATCCTGCTCTTGCCGTACTCCATCATCGGACCGTTTGCCGGCGTACTGCTGGATCGATGGCGTCGGCGAAATGTGCTCGTCAACGCCAATTTCATCAAGGCGCTGGGCGTCATACCGATCATCGTTCTCGTCACAGCGGGCAACGACGGACTCCTGCTTGGGCTTTTCGTGTTGATCGTGCTGGGGATCGGTCGATTCGTGCTCGCTGGACTTTCCGCCTCGTTGCCGCATGTAGTGAAAGGCCGCGACCTTGTGACGGCCAACGCGCTCAGCCCGACTTCGGGGACTATCGCCGTCGCGGTTGGCGCGCTGACAGGTGTAGCCATCAGGTCTCTGGTCGGCGGCGGCGACGCAGGAAGTCAGTTCATCTTGGTGCTGGCGGGAGTCGGTTTCGTCATGGCTGGCTTGCTCGCCTTGCGAATGGGACCCGCAACACTTGGGCCCACCGGCGATCTTGCGCGCGACACTCTTCAAGGAGTCATCTCGGGCTTTGTTGATGGACTACGAGTCCTGCGCCATCATGCGCGACCCAGGCGGGCAATCACTGTCGTGGCCCTGCACCGGATTTCATTCGGCATGCTGACTGTTGACGCCTTGCTACTTGTGCGCAACACCTTCAATTCAGTCGCCGAGGCCGACCACGCACTCACGCAGTTCGCCATCATCACGGCAGCCGCGGCCACCGGTGCCCTGATCGGTGCCGCTTCAACTCCTTGGAGCACCCGGCGGATGGGGACAGTCACCTGGTCAGCCATCGTCCTGATCATTGGAGGCATCACCGGAGCGGTGTTCGTGGTTGCCGGATCAGAATCCATCCAATTGCCGCTCCTTCTCGTCGGCGCCGCGGCCTTCGGATTCGTCGGTCAGTCAGTGAAGGTCTGCGCCGACACAGAAGTGCAACTGCATATTCCAGATGATCACCTCGGCCGGATCTTCGCCCTGTTCGACATGATCGTCAATGCCTCACTTGTTCTGGGCATCACGATCATGGCGTTGTATGCACCGACAAGTGGCCAATCTCCTGCAATGATCAGCCTTGCGGGTCTGCTGCTCGTGCTCACTGGGGCTTGGTTGCTGACCAAGCGCCAAACGAAGGGAACATAA
- a CDS encoding CCA tRNA nucleotidyltransferase translates to MAPIQALLVELGNRFQTAGFDISLVGGPVRDALLGRLSQAPDLDFTTNARPDQILELLEGLADSTWDVGIRYGTVGARIGSRECEITTYRSEHYDPTSRKPEVNFGDSLEGDLGRRDFTINALALRLPELTLVDLYNGVIDLAAGVIRTPNAPRMSFSDDPLRMMRAARFASQLGFQVESETLAAMVAMHERITIVSIERVQVEFLKIVMSDDPRPGLKLLVDTGLADYVVPELPRMRLEVDEHLQHKDVYEHSLTVLEQAIMMETLHEPVSGPDPVLRLAALFHDIGKPRTRKFDEGRVSFHHHEVVGARMTRKRMKEFRFSNELIDDVSRLVELHLRFHGYGTGEWTDSAVRRYVRDAGPLLVRLHKLTRADCTTRNRKRAAALQRSYEQLETRIAEITAQEELDSLRPDLDGQAIMRILDIPAGPQVGKAYRFLMELRLDSGPMDEQAATEALLEWWAQQPKA, encoded by the coding sequence CTGGCACCGATCCAAGCCCTGCTTGTTGAGCTCGGGAATCGATTTCAGACGGCGGGCTTTGATATTTCCCTCGTGGGCGGCCCGGTGCGCGATGCGCTGCTTGGTCGACTGAGCCAGGCCCCAGATCTGGACTTCACGACGAACGCCCGACCTGACCAGATTCTGGAACTGCTGGAGGGCCTGGCGGACAGCACCTGGGATGTTGGCATCCGCTATGGAACCGTGGGCGCCCGCATTGGCAGTCGTGAGTGTGAAATCACCACGTACCGCAGCGAGCACTATGACCCCACCTCTCGTAAGCCCGAGGTTAACTTCGGCGACAGCCTCGAAGGTGATCTGGGTCGTCGGGATTTCACGATCAACGCCTTGGCCCTGCGACTTCCCGAGCTTACTTTGGTGGACCTCTACAACGGGGTCATCGATCTTGCAGCAGGCGTGATTCGCACGCCGAATGCGCCACGGATGTCCTTCTCTGATGACCCCTTGCGGATGATGCGCGCCGCACGCTTTGCCTCGCAATTGGGCTTCCAGGTCGAATCCGAAACCCTCGCTGCCATGGTGGCGATGCACGAGCGCATCACGATCGTGTCGATTGAGCGTGTGCAAGTGGAGTTCTTGAAAATCGTGATGTCCGACGACCCGCGCCCGGGACTCAAGCTGCTCGTCGACACTGGTCTGGCTGACTATGTCGTGCCAGAACTCCCGCGGATGCGGCTTGAGGTCGATGAACACCTGCAGCACAAGGATGTGTACGAGCACTCACTTACCGTGCTGGAGCAGGCCATCATGATGGAGACCCTGCATGAGCCAGTGAGCGGACCGGATCCGGTTCTGCGACTGGCCGCGTTGTTCCATGACATCGGCAAGCCACGTACCCGCAAGTTCGACGAGGGACGTGTGTCCTTTCACCATCATGAAGTTGTGGGCGCGCGCATGACGCGCAAACGCATGAAGGAATTCCGCTTCTCCAATGAGCTGATCGACGACGTCTCTCGATTGGTCGAACTTCACTTGCGCTTCCACGGCTATGGCACAGGCGAATGGACTGACTCTGCGGTGCGTCGCTACGTGCGCGACGCCGGGCCTTTGCTTGTTCGACTGCACAAATTGACCCGGGCGGACTGCACAACTCGCAATCGCAAGCGGGCTGCGGCGTTGCAGCGCTCGTATGAACAGCTGGAAACGCGTATTGCCGAAATCACCGCTCAGGAAGAGCTTGATTCGCTGCGTCCCGATCTGGACGGTCAGGCCATCATGCGGATCCTTGACATCCCGGCTGGTCCTCAGGTGGGCAAGGCGTATCGCTTCTTGATGGAGCTGCGGCTGGACAGTGGGCCGATGGATGAGCAGGCGGCCACAGAAGCACTCTTGGAATGGTGGGCTCAACAGCCCAAGGCCTGA
- a CDS encoding NUDIX hydrolase, with the protein MSPRTPRIPRVEEISAGGLVLDQSSVPPRAALIGRLDRRGRLIWSLPKGHIEVGETAEDAAIREVHEETGIEGSVMAPLGVIDFWFMAEDRRVHKTVHHFLLAAHGGELSDADREVVEVAWVPLDEVSARLAYADERKLMEKVPALLAELTDL; encoded by the coding sequence ATGTCCCCTCGAACCCCGCGAATCCCGCGAGTAGAGGAGATCAGTGCCGGTGGCCTGGTGCTGGATCAAAGCTCGGTTCCGCCGCGAGCTGCGCTCATTGGTCGATTGGACAGGCGTGGGCGGCTGATCTGGTCCCTTCCCAAGGGGCACATCGAAGTCGGCGAGACCGCCGAGGACGCCGCGATTCGCGAGGTTCACGAGGAGACTGGCATTGAGGGCTCTGTGATGGCCCCACTTGGCGTGATCGATTTCTGGTTCATGGCTGAGGACCGTCGAGTGCACAAGACCGTGCACCATTTTCTGTTGGCAGCGCACGGGGGCGAGCTCAGTGACGCCGATCGCGAGGTAGTCGAGGTCGCTTGGGTGCCGCTGGACGAGGTATCCGCGCGCTTGGCTTACGCTGATGAGCGCAAACTCATGGAGAAAGTGCCTGCCCTGCTCGCCGAGTTGACGGATCTCTAG
- a CDS encoding DUF6049 family protein, with protein sequence MRRRISLLLVWIALPFAAMICNVAPVQAAPPAVQVVLDSLLPFVPTANSELRITGRLVNTSTTTINKPVAQLRLSTGPIAGRSGIDAVLAAGELATTAVREFVIDDPLIPGGQATFSFEVAFSQLPLSKTGTYALSIDALGAGEVAIASLRTFLPWYPNSHKSTHAIGVVWLWPLADAPARTATNVLLNSDTPVSLSPGGRLANLVDVGREFSSTLTWMIDPSLVQSADDISRGYQVVKDGAIVVGNQSTDAMRWLNELRASIAPSNSRATAYADVDASAARRNGLSADVVRAMTLAQPITSSILDSAVIGGVYWTPSGRLDQRTANLLSSAGTTTVIMSTEAMAGDADQPRQGVADYPTSFGNLTAVLADSRVSATLAMPQRNASETILARQRYLAETAAIADSVTGNTQLSIVAAPTDLRWDPSPSFLRSVLRSTQSAPWMRPATMNSLVSGTRSASARLPYAAADSGELTSAYLDRVQRVQQRGKQLTAVQATPTSVNQSYSEALLRAQSSAWRSDPTTGVALVSAISRELSAQINLVRPISSGSITFSGDTGNVPVTLANDSSSTVNVGLALIGEPTSRLESEPRMNIVIEPGQKISVEMPVRVVGGDPLPTRVQILTPNASPYGVAASITLVSTAYARAAGWVVLAAFVAIAIFVVVGIARRIMQHGQPS encoded by the coding sequence GTGCGCCGGCGCATATCGCTGCTCTTGGTGTGGATCGCACTTCCATTCGCGGCCATGATCTGCAACGTTGCTCCGGTCCAAGCAGCCCCGCCCGCAGTTCAGGTGGTCCTTGATTCACTCCTGCCATTTGTACCGACGGCGAACAGCGAGCTGCGCATCACAGGACGTCTGGTCAATACTTCCACCACAACAATCAACAAACCAGTGGCGCAGTTGCGCCTCTCAACCGGGCCCATTGCAGGTCGATCCGGGATCGATGCCGTACTCGCGGCCGGTGAGCTCGCGACGACAGCCGTGCGCGAGTTCGTCATCGACGATCCGCTCATTCCCGGGGGTCAAGCCACCTTCTCCTTTGAGGTGGCCTTCAGCCAATTGCCCCTATCGAAGACGGGCACCTACGCCCTGTCCATTGATGCCTTAGGAGCTGGCGAGGTGGCCATCGCAAGCCTGCGCACCTTCCTGCCTTGGTATCCGAACTCACACAAGTCAACGCACGCAATCGGAGTGGTGTGGCTGTGGCCGCTCGCGGATGCCCCCGCGCGTACCGCCACCAATGTGCTGCTCAACAGCGACACACCCGTGTCCTTGTCACCGGGCGGTCGGCTCGCCAATCTGGTCGACGTTGGGCGAGAGTTCAGCTCAACTCTGACCTGGATGATCGACCCCTCCTTGGTGCAGTCAGCCGACGACATCAGCCGCGGCTATCAAGTTGTCAAGGACGGTGCAATCGTTGTTGGCAACCAGAGCACTGACGCAATGCGCTGGCTCAACGAATTGCGCGCATCGATTGCACCGTCGAATTCGCGTGCTACTGCCTATGCCGATGTCGACGCCTCTGCCGCTCGGCGTAATGGATTGAGCGCCGATGTTGTCCGCGCGATGACACTTGCACAACCCATCACGTCAAGCATCTTGGATTCAGCAGTCATTGGGGGCGTCTACTGGACTCCCAGCGGACGACTCGATCAGCGCACCGCAAATCTGCTCTCCTCAGCAGGAACCACAACCGTGATCATGTCGACTGAGGCAATGGCTGGGGATGCCGATCAACCACGACAGGGCGTCGCTGACTACCCAACGAGCTTTGGCAATCTCACTGCAGTACTTGCCGACTCTCGCGTCAGCGCAACTCTTGCTATGCCTCAGCGCAATGCCTCCGAGACGATTCTTGCTCGACAACGCTATCTGGCCGAAACTGCTGCGATCGCCGACAGCGTCACCGGAAATACCCAACTGTCGATCGTCGCTGCTCCCACCGATCTGCGCTGGGATCCCAGCCCCAGCTTCCTTCGCTCGGTACTGCGCTCAACTCAGAGCGCCCCTTGGATGCGCCCGGCCACCATGAACAGCCTGGTTTCGGGCACTCGCAGCGCTAGCGCCCGACTTCCATATGCAGCAGCAGACAGTGGCGAACTCACTTCTGCTTATCTGGATCGCGTCCAGCGCGTTCAACAACGAGGGAAGCAACTCACGGCAGTGCAGGCGACACCCACGTCCGTCAATCAGTCGTATTCAGAAGCCCTGCTGAGGGCCCAGTCATCTGCATGGCGCAGCGACCCGACCACCGGTGTTGCACTGGTGAGTGCGATCAGTCGCGAACTCTCGGCACAGATCAACTTGGTGCGACCCATCTCCAGCGGCTCAATCACCTTCTCCGGTGATACCGGCAATGTGCCGGTGACCCTGGCCAATGACAGCAGCAGCACGGTCAATGTCGGGCTGGCGCTGATCGGTGAACCCACTTCACGACTTGAATCCGAACCAAGAATGAACATCGTCATAGAGCCCGGACAGAAGATCAGCGTGGAGATGCCAGTTCGAGTTGTCGGCGGCGATCCGCTGCCAACCCGCGTGCAGATCCTGACTCCCAACGCTTCGCCCTACGGCGTTGCGGCCTCCATCACACTCGTCTCAACGGCCTATGCGCGCGCAGCAGGCTGGGTGGTACTGGCCGCATTTGTTGCCATTGCCATATTCGTGGTGGTCGGCATCGCCCGCCGGATCATGCAACATGGGCAGCCATCATGA
- the murJ gene encoding murein biosynthesis integral membrane protein MurJ has protein sequence MSESTSGVLRSSAVMAMGTVISRITGIARDITAAAALGFFLVSDAYSLGNSLPTIVYILIIGGALNAVFIPQLVRHMKDDADGGHAYSDRLITLAGLTLLVLSIAAVLLAPVLVDLYTPSDYPQNEFDLAVAFARLCLPQIFFYGIYTLLGQVLNARGHFGLPMFAPIANNVIAIATFLLFIVVAGTTAAADGELTTQQILILGIGTTLGVIVQAVILIPVLLRHGYHYRPRFDWRGAGLGKAGSLAMWTIALVLVNQATNIVVTRLATQANVNAAEVGATAAGLTTYQKAHLVFLLPHSVITISIITAMLPGLSRLAHTGRLHDVGREVSSTMRIVVAVIAPIAAIIFILGADIAVMLFGYGAATPEQASIMGQIVSVFMIGLVPFTVFYVLLRGFYAIEDTRTPFFITVGFSIAWMVMAIPLFAFVNAGGQQVASLALTYGLSYWIGMAIAWVMLARRIGGMRSGATAWALTRIAAAALMALAGMLATRLALGSVGYNPGLQDRGSVLVDILVMAPVGIGVYLIAAWLLRVGELRELVRITRKKLDRRS, from the coding sequence ATGAGCGAATCCACTTCAGGCGTACTCCGCTCAAGCGCAGTTATGGCGATGGGCACGGTGATCTCGCGAATCACCGGCATCGCCCGCGACATCACCGCCGCAGCCGCACTTGGCTTCTTTCTGGTCTCTGACGCGTACTCCCTTGGCAACTCGCTGCCCACCATCGTCTACATCCTGATCATCGGTGGTGCCTTGAATGCGGTCTTCATTCCGCAGCTCGTGCGCCATATGAAGGACGACGCCGACGGGGGCCACGCCTACTCGGATCGCCTGATCACCCTTGCCGGACTTACTCTGCTTGTGCTTTCGATCGCAGCAGTTCTGCTGGCCCCTGTCCTCGTTGATCTCTACACACCTAGCGACTATCCGCAAAACGAGTTTGACCTTGCGGTCGCCTTTGCGCGGCTGTGTCTTCCACAGATCTTCTTCTATGGCATCTACACACTGCTCGGCCAAGTACTCAATGCCCGTGGGCATTTCGGCCTGCCAATGTTTGCGCCGATCGCCAACAACGTCATTGCTATTGCGACGTTCCTGCTATTCATCGTGGTTGCCGGCACAACAGCTGCTGCCGACGGAGAACTGACCACTCAACAAATCCTGATCCTCGGCATTGGCACAACCTTGGGCGTCATCGTGCAAGCGGTGATTTTGATCCCAGTTCTCCTCCGACATGGCTACCACTATCGTCCTCGCTTTGACTGGCGCGGTGCCGGCTTGGGAAAAGCCGGTTCATTGGCCATGTGGACCATTGCCTTGGTGTTGGTCAACCAGGCGACAAACATCGTGGTCACCCGACTTGCAACGCAGGCAAACGTCAATGCGGCTGAAGTCGGAGCCACTGCAGCCGGACTGACGACCTATCAAAAAGCACATCTTGTCTTCCTCCTGCCACACAGTGTCATCACCATCTCCATCATCACTGCGATGCTGCCGGGCTTGAGCCGCTTGGCACATACCGGGCGTCTGCACGACGTTGGCCGCGAAGTCAGTTCAACAATGCGCATCGTTGTAGCCGTGATCGCACCCATCGCAGCGATCATCTTCATCCTTGGCGCTGACATCGCAGTGATGTTGTTCGGCTATGGAGCGGCCACACCTGAACAAGCCTCGATCATGGGCCAGATCGTGTCGGTCTTCATGATCGGTCTGGTGCCCTTCACGGTGTTCTACGTTCTTCTGCGAGGCTTTTACGCTATCGAGGACACCCGTACTCCATTCTTCATCACCGTCGGCTTCAGCATCGCTTGGATGGTGATGGCCATCCCACTGTTTGCATTCGTCAACGCCGGCGGCCAACAGGTGGCATCTCTGGCACTCACGTATGGACTGTCATATTGGATCGGTATGGCCATCGCCTGGGTCATGCTGGCAAGACGCATTGGAGGTATGCGTTCGGGGGCCACAGCCTGGGCACTGACGCGCATCGCCGCAGCTGCCCTCATGGCACTGGCCGGCATGCTGGCAACGCGATTGGCTCTTGGATCCGTGGGCTACAACCCAGGCCTGCAAGATCGCGGAAGTGTGCTTGTCGACATCTTGGTGATGGCTCCTGTCGGCATCGGCGTCTACCTCATTGCGGCCTGGCTGCTTCGGGTAGGTGAATTGCGCGAGCTCGTGCGAATCACGCGCAAGAAGCTGGATCGCCGTTCATGA
- a CDS encoding protein kinase, giving the protein MTSPLDRYRMINQMLAPDSASSYWRAYDNALDREVVIRLVDASDPRAEHLNNSARAAAAVQDRRLSQILDVMEVPTDADSPDRVAVISEWIHGESLLSFMAARDWNPLDLRQAISIVTEVGQALLQAHDLRVRHGRLQPSNVLLTDSGEVRVIGMAIDSVILGAPHEDLIRSDIDALGGLLYLMLTGRSPFAVDPFGQEPSYAPAAPRHRSHLEPASHVRAEVPHELDVLLGRSMFELPRPRGASKIRNLAEFLAALAQIRADLEPVVSGPNSARVRAYAVRITVVVAVVAAIALLVVAWRQLYIGPEANPARAVPSSTQDPSPLDTATATPLGALITVLSATSFDPFGDSNRDGINDGAAGREHEQQASRAVDGNPTTSWNSLRYETANANGKGGVGLVLDLGSSQFVQSVGLTFGKAGAEVRVGVSESQLATPNAWPMLAKAAVGDNRVVLRSPSPMAGRYVLVWFPRLPATIKYPDMHQVRVSEVVVHGRG; this is encoded by the coding sequence ATGACTTCACCGCTGGATCGCTACCGAATGATCAATCAGATGCTCGCGCCCGATTCGGCATCGTCATATTGGCGCGCGTACGACAATGCGCTCGATCGCGAGGTTGTCATTCGACTGGTGGACGCTTCTGACCCACGGGCCGAGCACTTGAACAACTCAGCACGCGCCGCGGCTGCGGTCCAAGATCGCAGACTCAGTCAGATTCTGGACGTGATGGAGGTACCTACCGACGCAGATTCCCCCGACCGGGTGGCGGTCATCAGTGAATGGATACACGGAGAGTCACTGTTGTCCTTCATGGCTGCGCGCGATTGGAATCCCTTGGACTTGAGGCAGGCGATCAGCATCGTCACCGAAGTTGGACAGGCTCTGCTGCAGGCACATGATCTGCGGGTGCGACATGGTCGCCTGCAGCCAAGCAACGTGCTGCTCACTGACTCAGGTGAGGTACGGGTTATCGGCATGGCCATTGATTCGGTGATCCTCGGCGCTCCGCACGAGGATCTGATTCGCTCAGACATCGACGCACTTGGCGGCCTGCTCTACCTCATGCTCACCGGAAGAAGCCCCTTTGCGGTGGATCCTTTCGGGCAGGAGCCAAGCTATGCGCCGGCCGCTCCCCGACACCGTTCGCATCTGGAGCCGGCATCTCACGTGCGGGCCGAGGTTCCACATGAACTTGATGTCCTCTTGGGCCGATCAATGTTCGAGCTTCCCCGACCTCGCGGCGCCTCAAAGATTCGCAACCTCGCAGAGTTCTTGGCCGCCCTCGCACAGATCCGCGCCGACCTTGAACCGGTGGTATCTGGACCCAATTCGGCTCGAGTGCGCGCATACGCAGTCCGCATCACTGTGGTGGTGGCCGTGGTTGCTGCTATCGCGCTGCTCGTTGTGGCCTGGCGGCAGCTCTACATCGGTCCGGAGGCAAACCCTGCCCGAGCAGTGCCGTCCTCGACTCAGGACCCGAGTCCGCTTGATACCGCGACGGCAACGCCACTGGGTGCATTGATCACGGTCCTTTCAGCGACCTCCTTCGATCCTTTTGGCGACAGTAATCGCGACGGCATCAACGATGGGGCCGCGGGCCGTGAGCACGAGCAGCAGGCCAGCCGTGCTGTCGATGGAAATCCCACGACAAGTTGGAACTCCCTGCGCTATGAGACAGCAAATGCCAACGGCAAGGGCGGAGTCGGGCTCGTCCTGGATCTGGGCTCATCTCAATTCGTTCAATCAGTGGGTCTGACTTTCGGCAAGGCCGGGGCCGAAGTGCGCGTGGGCGTCTCTGAATCGCAATTGGCGACTCCCAATGCCTGGCCCATGCTTGCCAAGGCTGCGGTCGGTGACAATCGAGTGGTCCTGCGATCCCCAAGTCCTATGGCAGGTCGCTACGTGCTGGTGTGGTTTCCTCGATTGCCTGCCACCATCAAGTATCCGGATATGCATCAGGTTCGGGTGTCGGAAGTCGTCGTTCACGGACGGGGCTAG